Genomic DNA from Syntrophorhabdaceae bacterium:
GGGAAGATACCGAAACCGATGTTACTCCCCGATACGGTATGGATCAATAGGCCGGTATTAAAGAGTGATGGGAAGATACACTAAATGTTTTGCAAAAGTGTCTCATTTTCATTGACATGTTCCGTCTACGGTGTTGAACTGAGTCAGTATCTGATCAACTAGCGTCTTGCCACCCTCCAGACCGTTAGGATATGACAGTTTCCGTGGTTCTTCCCAAGACAATGCAGCTGGAGTGAATATAAGAGCTCGATCATCCACTATCACCACGGAGAGCCTGATACCTTGTATCGTTTGCAAGTTCAGGGCAGCGATTTCATTTTTAGCGGTTTTCAGAGCATCGATTTCCCCGAACCCATAACGAACAGCGCTTTCATCGGGGTCAACATAGACAGTGCATTTAACGCGCTTTTTTGTGGCCAACTCAATAAGCGTAATGACTTCTTCTTTATAATAACCTGGCTTGGCGATCAGTATTCGTTCTCGTGCTTTTTTCAAAAACTCAAGGAAGTTCTCCTTTGTTACTTCGACCAACTGCACCTCAGAATCTATCTCGCTCATAAAATCTCCCCCATATCCCATTGTCCTTATTTTGAATAGCTTAAAATTTACTCAATCTTCACTTTATCGCTCAGGCCGAGGTCGGAGAGGATTTGCTTGAGGTCTGCCTCCATGTTCTGCGCAGTATCAGCATTGATCGAAAAGCTGAAATCGATACCGATCTTGAGGTCTGTACCTGAGCGAAGCTTCGGAAGGATCTTTGTCCCCAGGCGGTTCCATATCTCAGGTGGGATGTTGCCGGACAGGCGGATGGTCTTTGCGGCAGGTGCCACGGGTTCTATGGGCTTGCCTTCTGTCTCCGGCTTTCCGGCAGGTTCACTGACAGGTGGGCTTTCCTTTCCAGTTCCAATAATGGGCGGCTGCAAGGTTCCCTCTACCAATGCCCTTGCCTTTTCTTTTCTCAAGAGAAAAACGCCGCTCTCAAAAACCACTTCATCTCGTGATATTTGTTCCCGGAACCACATTCGATCATACGTTCCATCCGGCTTCTGTCCTGAAGCAAGTCCGAAATCCCCCTTCGGAACAAACTCGACGATCTTCTCCTTTAATGTGGCATCCGTATCCATCAGCCTCGTGAGGGAGCCGTTGAGAAAGTTCTGACGAAGGCCAGACAGCGGCCATGCCCCACTCTCTTTCAACGCGGGCGGCCAGTTGCGGTCAATATAGCCAGCACCCACACTTTCGCTGAGCAGACCCTGAGATTTCAGTGCAGTGATTATCCTGCCAGATAAGCTTTCACTACCGCTTGAATGTCCGGCGCCGAGGTCTATGACCTTTAATCCATTCTTTTCCTTACTGTCCGCTATGACAACGTAGCGGTATCCACCCCATATCTCGTCCTTCACAGTCTCATCGGCATCGGCGACCTTTGAACGCACATCCGCCCTGTCCGCTTTATCAAAGTCTGCACCGAGGGTCCCCTCCACTATCTCTCTTTCCACACGCCTCCATGCAAGAAGCATCTCGACTTTGTCCCTCAGGTCTCTCCCGGGTTTCTTCACGCACCATAGGAGTGCTGCAGGATACAATCTCGGCGATTGCCCCCGCTGCCTCATCCATTCTGTTATCTTTTCACTGATCGCGCCGCTGCCGTTCCATTCCGTTTCCGGGTCGCCTACCACGAGCGTTAGCCTTGGGGAATCCTGAATGGCCGTACTCTCATCAGGAAAATAGATCACAGGCACCATGAGCTTTTTGCCGAATTCTTCCTTCACGTACCGCTTCATCTCCGGCTTGATCTCAGATTCCTCGTCAAGCGATGCCTTCCGGTCATTGACGACCTTTTTAAGGGTTGCCTGGTGCCTGATCTGGAAGCCGTCGGTGCCTACCTTGCGGATAAAGTACGCCTTTGTCTCCAATGCAAGAGCGGCATTGTCGATCGACGTCGTATCGATCTCCGGCTCGCCGAGGGCGAAGCGCAGTTCAGGGAGATGGGCGATCTTATCGATCTGACCCCCTGAGGATTCAAAAAGAATGGCAGTCGCTACTCTGCGGTGGATATCCTTCAACGGACCTTTCGTGTCTGCGTCGAGGGCACGTGCGTGCGAGTGCTCTCCTGCGATATCGGCATCGATGGCAGTAATGAGGCGTGATTCCCCAAGCTGGCCCAGCACAATGCTTTTAAACTCATTAATTTCAAGGGGCGCCGATCCGAGGGTAATAAAGGGCTCCCTCCGTGCGTTGTTGAATCCGTCACGGTATGCCCATGATATCCACTGTGCAAGCATCGCCAGTGTCCCGCGCGTCTGCTGGTACTGCGGCAGGGCCTGCCACTTCCTCTGGAACACGGAAAGGGTTGCAGGATGAAAGGGATAACATGCGGCAAACCTCTGTTTGAGATAATCCTTTGCCTTTGCCTCGGTCGTTGCAGTATCCACGGCAGTCCATTCAGAAGGCAATTGCGCCCGCCTTTCGTAGCACCAATTCGCATAGGCGCGGGCGATCTTCTCCCTCTCCTTCTCATTGCCGAGGTCCTCGAATAGCCTCCTTCTAACTACCTCACTGATCTCTGTCTCGTCATTTGCGATCAGGTCCTTCGCAACGCGCCTTACCACCTTCGTGATCCGGTCCTGCCATTCGAGATCAGAGTTTGTCATTTCAACCTGGCTTCTCGGCAAACTTATGACCGCGGCACATTGTGTCGTTCCTGTTGTTGCTACGGTAAGGTTCTGGAGAAAGGCATAGAATGCGTCTGCCATGTTGCGATGGCGGTTCACGAAATTGAGGACCTCATCAAAAAGAAGCAATACCGGGGCATTTGCCGTCTTAAATAACTCGCCGATCGCCTCAGTCCCTGGGGGCGTCGTCTTTGCGGTCTTGCCGAGTGCAGCTATGCCTCTGTCGTCTGCGATCTGTCGCGCCATGTCGATCCAAGGGTTCTCCTTGCCATCCTTCGGGTCCCATGCATTTCCTACGAAGACGGCGACGCGTGCCTCAGGGATCGAAGGAAGCTCTGCCTCTTTCAGAAGAGGGGTAATACCCGAAAATACCTTTGAGTTCTCTCCATTCTTTGCGAGGTGGTAGAGGGCTGCCAAGGTGTGGGTCTTGCCGCCGCCGAATTGAGTGATTAACGTGAGGACCGGGGCGGTGTTCTCTGTCTTGCCGCTTAATCGTCTGAGCACCATCCCTGCGTGGTCGTTGAGGGCCTTCGTGAAATATGTACGGGAAAAGAATTGGGCGGGCTTGCAGTAATCCTCGGGCGCGGTGCCGGCAATAACCTGTTCAAGGGCTATGGCAAATTCATCGGGATTAAAGGAACGCCCTTCCCGTACCTCTTTTCTTGGTCTCGCTATTTTATACCACGGTTCCACATTCCCCTCCTCATAATCCTATTTATTTGCACGCGCATTGTCGTGTATCTGTTTCATTCCACACCCCTTTTTGCCAGCTTAGCTTTACTGGTTGTTTGCTATTGTTTGCTGGATTACAAAGGGTACAAAACCTTTTTAGCTGCATAGCATATT
This window encodes:
- a CDS encoding DUF499 domain-containing protein, producing the protein MEPWYKIARPRKEVREGRSFNPDEFAIALEQVIAGTAPEDYCKPAQFFSRTYFTKALNDHAGMVLRRLSGKTENTAPVLTLITQFGGGKTHTLAALYHLAKNGENSKVFSGITPLLKEAELPSIPEARVAVFVGNAWDPKDGKENPWIDMARQIADDRGIAALGKTAKTTPPGTEAIGELFKTANAPVLLLFDEVLNFVNRHRNMADAFYAFLQNLTVATTGTTQCAAVISLPRSQVEMTNSDLEWQDRITKVVRRVAKDLIANDETEISEVVRRRLFEDLGNEKEREKIARAYANWCYERRAQLPSEWTAVDTATTEAKAKDYLKQRFAACYPFHPATLSVFQRKWQALPQYQQTRGTLAMLAQWISWAYRDGFNNARREPFITLGSAPLEINEFKSIVLGQLGESRLITAIDADIAGEHSHARALDADTKGPLKDIHRRVATAILFESSGGQIDKIAHLPELRFALGEPEIDTTSIDNAALALETKAYFIRKVGTDGFQIRHQATLKKVVNDRKASLDEESEIKPEMKRYVKEEFGKKLMVPVIYFPDESTAIQDSPRLTLVVGDPETEWNGSGAISEKITEWMRQRGQSPRLYPAALLWCVKKPGRDLRDKVEMLLAWRRVEREIVEGTLGADFDKADRADVRSKVADADETVKDEIWGGYRYVVIADSKEKNGLKVIDLGAGHSSGSESLSGRIITALKSQGLLSESVGAGYIDRNWPPALKESGAWPLSGLRQNFLNGSLTRLMDTDATLKEKIVEFVPKGDFGLASGQKPDGTYDRMWFREQISRDEVVFESGVFLLRKEKARALVEGTLQPPIIGTGKESPPVSEPAGKPETEGKPIEPVAPAAKTIRLSGNIPPEIWNRLGTKILPKLRSGTDLKIGIDFSFSINADTAQNMEADLKQILSDLGLSDKVKIE